The genomic region TGTCACTCGGTCCGTCCTCGAGCATGGCCGCCAGCATGTTGTACTGGTTCGACGGCTTGGACTGAGAAGCAGGCGAGCAGTCACAATTGGTTTGCTGTTGTCAGTTTCGAGCATGTCAAAAGGAAGCTCACGGCGTCGCCGCAGAAACCTTCTCCGCAGAGACCGCAGGACGAGCTAGTGGGCGCGTTGGCGGGGCTGAGGCGTTCGCTATTGTCAGTTGCGCCAACCATCGTGAACTCACCATCCAGCGCAGAGACGGTGGCCCTCAGGAGGAACGCCATCTGCGCGGATGCACAGCGACCTCTCGGCAGGAACGTCAAAGCGGGGGACCTGATGTGAGTCAAAAATAGGGAGGGCGTTAGCTCACTGGAACTGGGCACTTCCAGCCGTCTCCCTCCGTGTAGCACCAGCGACACGGGCGCCAGTAGTCTCTCTCGTGCATGCGGGAAGCAGGAGGCGGCGTGGGAaactggtgtcagctgttCCAGTCACGATCAACTTACCTTCAGCACACCTCTAGCAGGGTCGAAAGGGTTGTACAGCGCCTCCGCCTGCACGATCTCGTTAGGAGGGCGCGCCGCACCAGGGTACGCCTGGAGAAGCACGCTGGCCATGGTCTTGGCCATGCGCGATGGCGTGGCGATCTGGATGGGGGAATGGCGGCACTGCGGACACGCGATGGGGTCGGGAACAGGGTCGCCAGGGAGGAGTACTGGAGGAAAGCGGGGAAGGGACTGTGTGAGTGTACATCGAGGTGGGAACATACCTTAATCCACTGGGTGACACAACTGCCACAGAAAGTGTGTCCGCAGCCATTGACCGAGACAGGCTGGATTCAGTCGCGCCCCAGAATGAGggtgggtgaggaaggcAAGGCATTGGAAGTGAGACTCACGTCGATGTATAGGCCCGCGCACATGCCGCATTCAAGCTCCTCCATGAGGCGCCGGAGGGTTGGGTCAGAGGGGCCATCTGTGTCTGGTGTTAATTGGTCAAAGTGGAAGGAGATCGCACCTTCCTCTGGCGTGGCCTCTGGTACCTGGCTCGTGCGAGGCATCTTGGGGGGATggggcgacgacgctggctcgccctcgctgtCAGCGTCAAACTCGTCACGCGAGCGGGTGCGGTTACTGCCTCCACTGCTGGTGAAGAGAAGTGGAAGTGTAGTTGCTGGAGGGGTGGCGGGTagatcgaggaggtcggTAGCGGGGGCCGACATGGCGGGTGCTACCACtcgagtggaggtggggacgggtggggaaggggagaggaagagggagggagagggagggagagggagggagagggagggagagggagggagagggagagggcgaggggtGTATTGAGGTGGATGGGGTTGCAGCTGTGGTAAAGGTGGAGTGTGAGTGATGAAGAGTATAGAAgacagagagagagagagagagagagagagagagagagagagagagagagagagagagagagagaaagagAAGTGTTTGAGAGATGTTTTTGAGTACAAGTGCGAGAATGAGAAATGGCTTGGTTGAAGAAGGAGAGCTATAGGCTGTAGTCTGTGGACTGTTGGCGTGTGCTGTGGGCTGTATGACTGCTTTGTTGTACGCGGGACTAACATGGCTCGTAGGGCCCGCACGGTTAACCAGGTTGAGGTTTGGGGGGCCAGAGGGTGAATCCAGTCATACCCACCCAACAaccgccatcgccatcggGTGGCAAATCTCCCCTTTCCCCTAGAAACCCCCTTATCTAAAGTCACATATCTCCCCTAAACCCCATACGTGATCATCCATGCCTCTTCAACTCTTCACAGTCACACCCATCCAAAAACTATGCAAAGCAACAAGCTCAACAACACCCAGAGACCTCTCCACGTCTGTTGTGCTTCTATTCTTTTGGACAACCTTCTTACCCGGTTTGGATTATCTATTACGCGAGAATGCCTCTTTCCTCGTCATTCCTGCGGGGCCCAAATCAGGCACGGGCACGTGCAGATTTGGTCCCGCCACGATTTCCGACGTTCCCCCCCTTGCCTTTGGCCAGTTGCAGCTGACTGCTGACCTCCTCACAAATACTCTGACAACAGCGCGTGATGCCCGACCCAGTCTCCTCGCTCAGCGCGATCGCCCTTGAAGTCGAGGCCGGGTCCTCGGAAGCGCTCAACCAGCGCCGCACGCGGCGTGTCTATCTCGGCCCCGACGTGCTCCGATCGACCAAGCTATCCGCAGGGCAATGGGTGCTCGTCAAAGCTAAGCATCCCTCTGGATTGGGATGGATCGTGGGCCAGGTGTGGCCGCGTGTTGGACTGGACGACGGCAGTGAGTCTCCCTTGGGTGgaactgacagcagccctggcgctcgcgcacacACAGCTCGCTAACcttgggggaagggaggtCGACGTGTTCCGCTTCCCCCTGGCTGCGTGCAAGGGTGTTGCGAAGACCGTGACGGTCAAGTACACTGGACCCAAGAaagaagaaggggaggggaggaaaCGCGAGGTCGAATgggagcgcgccgccgtcaaggAGTCCCTTGCTGCGACCAAGTACGTTGCGGCTGGCTTCAGGGTCGcggtgggcgaggacgatCCTACGTACGAGGTGACGGCGGTCGAAGTGTCCACTAAGGTGGCAGCTAAGATTGGCCCTGACGCCGTCGCGaacgacctcggcgcgaTGTCCCTCTCCGACGCGCCCATGGTGTTTGAGGCCGAATGGCGCACCAAGGTCGTGTttgaggacgagacggaggaggggaagcaggctgctgctgcagcAACTGGGAAGCCGTCGTTGTCTTCAGCATCTGTGAGCTAGATTGACTGACGTgtggctgacagcagaccACGGCGCTCCCGTCATACATCAACATCTTCACGCCCGCGGAGCAATCCGAGTCGGCGTACAAGCTCCTGGGCGGTCTCGACGCGCAGATCAAGGCCGTACGCGCTCTTATCGATCTGCCGCTCCAGCAGCCTGAGCTTTTTACGCGCTTCGGCCTGGCACCTCCGCGCGGCTTGTTGCTGCACGGCCCACCGGGAACGGGCAAGACCGCGCTTGCGCGAGCGATTGCATCCTCAACGCCAGGGTGTAGCTGTATCGTCGTCAACGGCCCAGAACTCTCCTCGGCATTCCACGGCGAAACAGAAGAGCGCCTGCGCGGTGTgttcgaggaggcgcgccgccgctcaccCTGCATCATTGTCCTGGATGAGGTGGACGCCCTGTGCCCCCGTCGCGAcggtggcgagggtggagaggtcgagcggcgcgtcgtTGCGATGCTACTCACGCTCATGGATGGAATGACGGCCGACGCGGGAGAGAAAGTCATTGTGGTGGCTGCGACGAACCGGCCGAACGCCATCGACCCAGCTCTGCGTCGCCCGGGGCGCTTCGACCGCGAGATCGAGATTGGCATCCCGGACGCTGTTGGGCGAAAGCACATCCTCGATATCCTCCTGTCCAAGATGCCCAACTCGTTGAGCCCTGAGGACGTCGCCGCGATTGCTGCTCGCACGCACGGTTACGTCGGTGCAGACCTGACCTcgctcgtgcgcgaggcAGCGAGTACAGCGATTACGCGCTGGCATGCCTCGCCGTCAGGCGAGCCGGAGCTCAcccacgccgacgtgctcgcCACTCTTCCCAACATCAGGCCGAGTGCAATGCGCGAAGTCTTCGTCGAGACCCCGACTGTGCGGTGGTCTGACATCGGTGGccaggacgaggtcaaggccaagttGCGCGAGTGCGTCGAGTGGCCTCTCACCCACGCGGCGACGTTCACCCGCCTGGGCGTGGAGGCACCCAAAGGCGTCCTCCTGTACGGCCCACCGGGATGCAGCAAGACAATGACAGCCAAGGCTCTGGCGACTGAGAGCGGGCTCAacttcctcgccgtcaagggGCCGGAGTTGCTGAACAAATATGTGGGCGAGAGCGAAAGGGCGGTACGCGAGATATTCCGgaaggcgcgcgcggctgcGCCCAGCATCGTGTTCTTTGACGAGattgacgcgctcggcgctaACCGCGATGGCTCGGATGGCGCGCACGGAGGCGTCCTCACGTCCCTCCTGAATGAGATGGATGGCGTTGAGGCGCTCTCGGGCGTCACTGTTGTGGCAGCAACGAACCGCCCGGACGTCCTCGACCCTGCCCTCACCCGGCccggccgcctcgaccgtATCCTGTACGTCGGTGCGCCGGACGCCCAGACGCGCCGCGACATTTTTGCCCTCCGCTTCCGCTCCATGGCGGTCGAGcccggcgtcgacctcgacgagctcgctcGTATTGTAAGTTAAGGTATCCAaacgagctgacaacagacgGAGGGTTGCTCCGGTGCCGAAGTCGCGTCCATCTGCCAAGATGCAGCGCTGGCCACGATGAACGAGGACCTCAATGCGCCGTTCGTCAAGAAAtcccacctcctcaactCGGCATGCACtgtgcggcggcgcatcACGCCGGCCATGCTCCGCTTCTTCGAGGAGTGGCGCGACCAGAGCGGGATCAGGAGTGCCTAGCTATAGAATACATGCAGGGTATAGCTCACGCCGCTGTGTCTTTGCCCTTGAACACGAAACGCATCCCGTAcgcatcctcgccgtcggcgtctggtgtcagcttctCTTAACTTCTGATAACTGCACACTCACAGTACCCCTTCTCCATGGCGTGGACCTCGAAGCCTAACGCGTCGCGGTagagcgagatggcggcACGGTTCGACTTGCGCACATGTAGAGTGATGAAGGCTGCGTTATAGTGCGCGACCATGGCGTGTTCTGGGGTTAGCTAACTCAGGCAGAGTGAGACGTCAGATGCGGGGAAGGAAATCGCGCGACACGAAAAGGGAGCGAAGCCGTCACTGTGACCGAGCGGTCGCTGCCTTCACCCCCTCATCCAACCTTCTGATCGCGAGAAAGCCAGGCCACTTCACATCGTTgtccccccttcccctctcTCGTGCACTCACGCGCCTGCTTCATCAGCCTGTTCGCCAGCCCGAGGCGGCGGTACGGCCGCAGCAccgagatggaggtgaCGTGCCCGCTGGGCTCGGACGCCGGGTCTTCTTCcatcttggcgaggatgtACCCGACAATGCGACCGGCCGGGTCGACGGCAACGTAGGACAGCTCGGGCCAGGTCAGGGCGTGGTAGAggtctggagtcagctcgACATCCCCCCGAGATACAGCTGATCGGAACGGCTTCGGACATCCACGGTGCGACACAGCATGCAGGCTCACACTACTGCTTCATCCCCATATCCGATAGCCTTTCTCCCATCACCGGAACCTTCCCGGGGTCAACCAGCGGACAACACGCACAGTACTTGAACGTATAGTTCTCGGGCAagttgaggaggttggcATTCTGCATGCCCAGCAGGTCATCAATCTGCGTGAGCTCTCAGCTACTTGACAGCTCACAGTGGCTTGCCTGATATCCATGGCTGCTCTTTTGATGTTGATGCTATTCCACTCTTTAGAGGTTTAGACATTGCTCGCTCGATCAACCTCGACATCTCGATATGGACACTTTTGATAAGACCACGTGATACTGACGTGTCTTATTTTTCGGATTTCAGCGAACCACGCATTCCCACCCCAGTGACCCTGCGCCGAACAATAAAGTCTCTGGATCTCAGAGCCGGTGTCAAGCC from Cutaneotrichosporon cavernicola HIS019 DNA, chromosome: 2 harbors:
- the AFG2 gene encoding uncharacterized protein (AAA domain (dynein-related subfamily)) codes for the protein MPDPVSSLSAIALEVEAGSSEALNQRRTRRVYLGPDVLRSTKLSAGQWVLVKAKHPSGLGWIVGQVWPRVGLDDGTLALAHTQLANLGGREVDVFRFPLAACKGVAKTVTVKYTGPKKEEGEGRKREVEWERAAVKESLAATKYVAAGFRVAVGEDDPTYEVTAVEVSTKVAAKIGPDAVANDLGAMSLSDAPMVFEAEWRTKVVFEDETEEGKQAAAAATGKPSLSSASTTALPSYINIFTPAEQSESAYKLLGGLDAQIKAVRALIDLPLQQPELFTRFGLAPPRGLLLHGPPGTGKTALARAIASSTPGCSCIVVNGPELSSAFHGETEERLRGVFEEARRRSPCIIVLDEVDALCPRRDGGEGGEVERRVVAMLLTLMDGMTADAGEKVIVVAATNRPNAIDPALRRPGRFDREIEIGIPDAVGRKHILDILLSKMPNSLSPEDVAAIAARTHGYVGADLTSLVREAASTAITRWHASPSGEPELTHADVLATLPNIRPSAMREVFVETPTVRWSDIGGQDEVKAKLRECVEWPLTHAATFTRLGVEAPKGVLLYGPPGCSKTMTAKALATESGLNFLAVKGPELLNKYVGESERAVREIFRKARAAAPSIVFFDEIDALGANRDGSDGAHGGVLTSLLNEMDGVEALSGVTVVAATNRPDVLDPALTRPGRLDRILYVGAPDAQTRRDIFALRFRSMAVEPGVDLDELARITEGCSGAEVASICQDAALATMNEDLNAPFVKKSHLLNSACTVRRRITPAMLRFFEEWRDQSGIRSA
- the ARD1 gene encoding uncharacterized protein (FR47-like protein), with translation MDIRQATIDDLLGMQNANLLNLPENYTFKYYLYHALTWPELSYVAVDPAGRIVGYILAKMEEDPASEPSGHVTSISVLRPYRRLGLANRLMKQAQHAMVAHYNAAFITLHVRKSNRAAISLYRDALGFEVHAMEKGYYADGEDAYGMRFVFKGKDTAA